The Neofelis nebulosa isolate mNeoNeb1 chromosome 1, mNeoNeb1.pri, whole genome shotgun sequence sequence TTTTcccaatttccatttttatattttcaggtaAAGCCTGTTCTTTTTCCCAAAGGTGAATGTTTTCAACAAGCGATGCTTTGTTTCCTTGTATCAACTGTTTGTCTTGCTTAAACTGAGAGGGATATGGAGAAACTTGCACAGAGTGATTTTCTAAAGAACCATTTTCAATGTTAGAGTTACTTgataatttaaattctttattgtAGGCTTTTTCCAATTTGGAGTTTACAGAGTGTTCTGGGGTTCTGTTATCTACACAAGAGGGAGGAGGCATTTTTGATACATCTTGTCTAGATGTAGATGAACGCTGAGGACTACATTCAGTTCTCATCACATCAAATTCTTCTAGTATTCCCTTAACTTTGCATAAGGCACTTTCAGAAACTGGAACTTGTTTCCCACTTGCTGTACTGAATCCAGAGAAAGCAGATGATAGTAAATTTTGGGGGGTACGTATCAtagtattttcttctcttgtgaaCTTGTCTGAGTGATCCTCATTATGTTTAAATGATACTTTGGAAAAGGGCTGCTTGGCACTGTCTTCTACCTTAGAAAACACCTGTCTTGCCTTTTGTAATGCAGCATCTGATACTTGTACACATTTTCCACTTGCTGTGCTAAAAATCCCACGAGCATTTGTATAAGAGACGGACTGGGGACGCTTCCCTGTACTAAGTTTACATATATCAGAAGTTTTCAAATTAATCTGACGAGGTGGTATTTCAGAACGTTTCTGGAATCCAGAAATACTTTGGTTAAGTTGTAGAGTTTGCTCACTTTGAGTCTCAGCAAAATCTTTATGTGAAGGCGAACTACATTCTGCACCATCCAGAGAATTAGGACAAATAGTATCTTCTGAATCATCCAGCGCCTTACGATAACCTGCCACAATTTTCCCTGGTTTACTCTTGGTGGTTTGCTTAATTGCCATACTGCAGTTTTCTGTAAATCCCTCTGTCACTTTTGTCTCGTGTGCAACTAAGACTCTTTCACTACTTGCTGTAGTGTATACAGGCACAGCATCATTTGAATCAGAATTCAATTTCTGAGTTGAATCAAAATTATTTGAATCAGAAACCGTCACTTTAAtggctgtattttcatttttgcatgAGAAATTAGTCACAAGTTTCTGAACGCAAATATCTTCGTTTATGCTTTGTGgatctgtgtctgcttctcttaCAGTGAACATTATTTCAGAAAcactggtgttctctctctctctcacattccTCACCACTGGTTCAATACCAGAattatcaactttattttttgaaagataatcTGATATATTATACACTGTTTTTTCTGGTTGATCATCCAATTCTCCTTCTCTAAGCCATTTTTTTACTTCAAGTATTGAAGAGTGACTCACAGAAATTTTTCTACCATGTCCTGTGTAAAATGATAAAGCTGAATTTTCAGTGGCTGAATAAGTGGATTGATTTGTACAAGTTGTAggttttgctgtttcttttcctgtattttcatgTGCTTTAACTTTCAGAGAGGCACGATTTGGTATTTTAAGATTTTCGGTTTGTTTGTATAAATTATCACTTAAGAGCCTGGGTACCACCACGATCTCGTTAGAAACAAGGTTTTTCTCTAGAGGCTTCtgcatttcttcctcctttgaaGCAGGTGTTATTTCAATTGTTTTCCATGCTAATCGCAGCCCACCTTTACACTCCTCTCTGCCCTTGGACATCTTTGTCCCTCTATGGCTAAAATTAGTCATCGTGCTTTTATCTTGCTCTTGCTCATCAAAAAGATTTTTCACTTTGTCCAAAGATTCCTTtgcaatttctattttcttcccacTAGCTGTATGAAAACCCAAAATGGTAGGTTCTTTGATCTTTTTGATTTCATATTCTGGTCTTTGCTGGAGGGTCAGTGATTTATTTTCAGTACCAGTGAGgtcactttctttcattttgtcttttctttcagtattttccattttctcatgaCATGACATGTCTACTTTGTTGATATCTATGCCAGAAAGTAATTCAGAATTTAAGGAATCTGCAAAGTTATTCAATTCTTCTTCTGTACATTTTTGATCAAGGAGATTTGTAACTTTATTTAATGACGCTCTAGAGACTCTTATATTTTTCCCACTTGCAGTCTGAAAGGATACGTCAAATATGTCAAAATCTTTTGTAATTCGCCCCATTGTATTAGCAGTTAAATGTTCTTTGTTTGATGTGTTAACGTGAAGTGTTTCTTCAGCTTTTACAACTTCCAAACAGGTTAAATCTGACAAACCTTCTTTAATTTGAGTGTTGCCCTCCTTTATAAACTGGCTGGATAATTTCAGATCTATGTCGTGCTGATCAATATACGGCaagccattttcttctttatgaataTAAACTGTATCATTTTTACTTGAATCACTGCCATCAGATTCTCTGAAGTTGTACATATTTCCGCTGGCATCAGTATATTTGTTAGCTTTGTTTTCTATGTTTCTCTTGTAACCTTCAGTATCTTCAGCAACAAAAATGCCAGTAGtcatttcaatattattttgtagTATTAGgcggtatttattatttttctcatttaactttttctcattgttacaattttctttcttaaacattgAAACAGAACCATTACATTTACTTGAAGAGAAACTTCTTATACCTACTTCTACAGAAGTTTCCTCGCTAATATTCTCAAGGTCACTGAACAGCTTCTTAGCTTTTTGCAGTGCTTCACTACAAACGTTCAGTTTTGTGCCACGGGCAGAGTAAAAGCCTCTAAACTCCACTTCATTTTTACCTGTTAAATGGCCAGAAGCACTTTTGTTACAGCTGGTTTTTGACAAGCAAGCAAACTTCTGCTTACCTCCAATTATACCTTCAAATTTCTTGCTGCTATCTCCCTGACTGATAGATAGGGCATTAATTGTGAGACGGAGATGACcatctttctgttcctcaggagTGGTATTCGAGATAGTCAGGTGTTTTTCGGGCATCTCACatggatttttctgtttcatgtgGCTTGGTTTTCTAAACTGTGTAAACTCAAACTGACTTCCTGATTCTTCCAAAATGGTAGAAAGTTCTGtaatttctgccttttggctaGGTGTTAAATTATGATTTGAATCAAAATCTCGCTTTAAAGATAAAGTTGGAGGAGTTGTGTGACGATTTTCACTATCAGAAACATATGCGCTACTCTGCACACACCCAGATACAGTATTAATTGACTGTGGATCAAGTATATGAGGTTTGCTCAGTTTCTCTTGACTTTCTAATGAAGTATTTACAATTTCAATACAAGCTAAGTTAGGAGGATAACGTTCTTCAATATCTTTGAAGagcattttgcttttcttaatgtTGTGTTCAGAGAGTTTTATCTCTTTATTAGAAGCTGTTCTGAAGCCATTTCCAAAATTGTGATTTAAAATTGGATCTGATAGTCTTGCCCAATTATCCATGTaatcattatttccatttgatttcATATCTGAATCCAAGGTGATGTCTGATTTTGAATCTTGGTCTAAAGTCATTCTGAGTTGCTGCTTTATgctatttctattcttttctgtaAGATCATCTATGTTTGATGAATCAAAACCTTTCGTAATTGACACTTTGGCTGCTTGTTTGTCATCCATATCTGTATACACTACCATGGTAGAGTTCTCGAGAACAGGTTCTTTTACACAACAGAGGTCTGAATCTTGAAGTTCCTTAATACTTCCTAAAACAGGAACATTCCTTTCCTTagttattttaaagacaaaattatcaCCATCTGGGAAAAGTTCTTCAGGGTTTGGATTGATAGTTATTTTTGAGATTAAAGTAGtttctttttggtctttttggATTATTGTGAGATGTGCATTTTGGTTGAATGGTACCTTCATAGAAGGTGATGCTTCTGTTACATATTTTTCAGTTGACAACAACTTAGCTTTTTTAGCATGttcatttaaaacatgtatttcttgattattttccatGGTTTTGGTTAATTCAAAACCAGCTTCATGACTCTTACATTTTAGTGTCTCTGACACTTCATATGATTCTCTTCCTCTGGAAAGCCCGACTGGGTTTGACGGAGGATCCCTGGGGTGAGGAGTTAACTGGCTGGTATTATCCGGGTCAGATGAAAAGCTTTTCAGAGTCTGAAAGTGAATACCACTATCTTCCACTTCTGAATATGGCACAGAAGGTTGGCTTACTGCAGGCAAGATCTCTTCTTTTCTATCTGCAACTCTTTGGCTTTTTGTATCATCTTCACAGTGTTTTTCCTGTAAGGATGACAGACAATCCGTTTCTGTGCTTATAAATGATTGcagtttttccttcttaatttttgcttctttataATCAAGATCCtgagatattattttattattaggaGAACTGCTTCCATTATTGGAAACTTTTCTCAGAAGTGTCCCAAAAGAGTTGGTTAAGGACAAAATTGGTTCTTTGGAATCATTCTGCAAACAGGTTTTTTTGACAGAAGAATGCAATAAACCTAAAGACACAAAgtgacaaaacaaaattaaagtacCATCAATCACGTTTACTAAATATATTCCACTAAGTAAAAAAGGTAGTATCTACGATAAGAATTACATGAAAAGCAAGAAGCGGATGTCAGGCTTAAAACAAAGAATTCTAAATAGTCTCTATTTGAAGTTATTATATTTTCAACTAAAGACAAATAGAACTTAGTATTCTTTTCTAACATGTATCAATTCAATTAAAATTAGTATGTAGTTCAAGAAAGCAGCCACCATAAGTAAAATTCAAATtagttttattggaaaataaaactggaaaaaagtttCATTGCTAAATGGGTGTaataggagataaaaaaaaaaaaacaaggcaaaggaaaagaattagaaaagtaATTACTTCCTTTAGTTAATTCAGTCtttgatactgaaaaaaaaaaatcagcttttaaaaataggctCTACACATGAAGGGCCTGAAAAATGACCTAATGTCAATTATAAAGGCAAATGAATTAAActgctgagttttgtttttttttttaaatcatccctCTGAATTCTGTATtaggaagttaaaaatattaGTCTCATTTAATCAATGACCACTACTATATATTAGCTGTTTCACTGATTTTAATTCTGACGTATACAGTATCAAACATTCTTCTCTGGAAATTAACCCAAATCTCAAACAGTTCCTCTACATTCCAGTTTATTCTATCCACTAAAATCTTCTCAAAGGATgataaaattgcctttttaaCGTACAATTCAGCTACTGATAAAGGAATCACTGCTCAAATAAAAACAGAGTCTCACTGTGCATACTCTGACACCAGATATTAATAACTCTAAGTAAtctctaaatatttaagaaaactaGGTAACAAcagtaaccatttttattttagaagtgacTTACATTAAACTTAGCTAGAAATtagcttttttctatttttttacatgatttaGAGAATATCTATAGTAAATAGTACAACATATTTACAGAACTGtcaaatttacatataacaaaattaaaGCAGGAATTAAGTAGTCAAGTTCTTGATGATTCTGAATCAAATGCTCCGTCTCAAGAGGCATGATTGTATACAGTATATACTATGCAAACTGATCCAACCAGTCtgaataaaatgattttgaacatTGGTAATCAAAGGCCTAAACAATAATGTATGCAGACATTGCCCGATACTGAATACAAgtacagtgatttaaaaaaaccaaaaaactacagaaggaaaaccaaaaaagaaactacagaaggaaagcaggcagtatatattttaaaaaagattagagaAAGACTCGCATATTCAAATAAGAGAACTTGTCAACAGCCACAAAACTatacattttctctctcactctctcactttctcacacacacacactcgtacCTGAATCGGCATTTGTAAATGTCAGTGGTCCTTCCAAAACGTTTGCTTCAAATTGGGCTGAATAGTTCATCAGTCCCGATTGCTGGTCCTTCTGTGTTTTTAGTCCTTGATAAGATGTTTCATCATttacaacataaataaacttttttgttttctttttcaaagtggaTATTAAACCTGAATTCTTCAAAGCTACAGAAGTATGTCTGATAGTGGCTGGCCAGCTTCCATTATCAAGTGATCTTGTACTTAAAGAATCCTCTTTCTGTGAGCAAATAGAATGTTTTTCTAATCCACTTTCAGAGGCTTCATGTTCTTCTTTAAAGTTTGGATCAGTTATATTGTTTGAGAACACTGCACTGAATGTCTCTTCAGGTGATTCTCTTATCCTGAATATAGACTTTCTGATACCCTGAAGTGGAGAAGCTATTAGAGAAGTTTCAAATACTGCTTGCTTTACCGCAAGAATGGAATCTTCATGAGATTCAAGACACTGCCCTTCATCTATCTTATTTACCACTATTTCCTCATTTAATATCTTCTCTGTACACTTGGGTACACCTGAAATCTGTGGTAAAGAatcttctaaaataataaagttggtaCATTCTTCCTCTGTGGTTATGAGgtctttttctgaattattttggtCACAAGAAGAAATACGCAGTAGAGGTAATTTCTCCATGTGGGTTCCATTTGGACCTGAGAGGGTTAGGTGACACGATTCAGAGGCTGAAGACAGTACAACTTCCTCGGAGATTTTATCACTTCCATTCCCAAAGGGCT is a genomic window containing:
- the BRCA2 gene encoding breast cancer type 2 susceptibility protein isoform X2, giving the protein MPIGCKERPTFFEIFRTRCNKADLGPISLNWFEELCLEAPPYNSEPTEESGYKISYEPNLFKTPQRKPCHQLASTPIIFKEQGLIPPIYQQSPLKELGKDITNSKHKSCCTMKSKMDQTNDVTSPPLNSCLSESPLLRSTHVTPQREKSVVCGSLFHTPKLMKGQTPKRISESLGAEVDPDMSWSSSLATPPTLSSTVLIVRDEEASAAGFPNDTTAIFKSYFCNHDESLKKNARFIPSGPDSENKSQREAKSQGLGKMVGNSCDKANSCKDPFGNSTPNVLEDEVHERVADVSEEDGFPLCVPKCKTRNLRKIKTSKTRKNIFNETTNECEEAKKQMKENKHSFVSEMEANARDPLDSNVTNQKPFGNGSDKISEEVVLSSASESCHLTLSGPNGTHMEKLPLLRISSCDQNNSEKDLITTEEECTNFIILEDSLPQISGVPKCTEKILNEEIVVNKIDEGQCLESHEDSILAVKQAVFETSLIASPLQGIRKSIFRIRESPEETFSAVFSNNITDPNFKEEHEASESGLEKHSICSQKEDSLSTRSLDNGSWPATIRHTSVALKNSGLISTLKKKTKKFIYVVNDETSYQGLKTQKDQQSGLMNYSAQFEANVLEGPLTFTNADSGLLHSSVKKTCLQNDSKEPILSLTNSFGTLLRKVSNNGSSSPNNKIISQDLDYKEAKIKKEKLQSFISTETDCLSSLQEKHCEDDTKSQRVADRKEEILPAVSQPSVPYSEVEDSGIHFQTLKSFSSDPDNTSQLTPHPRDPPSNPVGLSRGRESYEVSETLKCKSHEAGFELTKTMENNQEIHVLNEHAKKAKLLSTEKYVTEASPSMKVPFNQNAHLTIIQKDQKETTLISKITINPNPEELFPDGDNFVFKITKERNVPVLGSIKELQDSDLCCVKEPVLENSTMVVYTDMDDKQAAKVSITKGFDSSNIDDLTEKNRNSIKQQLRMTLDQDSKSDITLDSDMKSNGNNDYMDNWARLSDPILNHNFGNGFRTASNKEIKLSEHNIKKSKMLFKDIEERYPPNLACIEIVNTSLESQEKLSKPHILDPQSINTVSGCVQSSAYVSDSENRHTTPPTLSLKRDFDSNHNLTPSQKAEITELSTILEESGSQFEFTQFRKPSHMKQKNPCEMPEKHLTISNTTPEEQKDGHLRLTINALSISQGDSSKKFEGIIGGKQKFACLSKTSCNKSASGHLTGKNEVEFRGFYSARGTKLNVCSEALQKAKKLFSDLENISEETSVEVGIRSFSSSKCNGSVSMFKKENCNNEKKLNEKNNKYRLILQNNIEMTTGIFVAEDTEGYKRNIENKANKYTDASGNMYNFRESDGSDSSKNDTVYIHKEENGLPYIDQHDIDLKLSSQFIKEGNTQIKEGLSDLTCLEVVKAEETLHVNTSNKEHLTANTMGRITKDFDIFDVSFQTASGKNIRVSRASLNKVTNLLDQKCTEEELNNFADSLNSELLSGIDINKVDMSCHEKMENTERKDKMKESDLTGTENKSLTLQQRPEYEIKKIKEPTILGFHTASGKKIEIAKESLDKVKNLFDEQEQDKSTMTNFSHRGTKMSKGREECKGGLRLAWKTIEITPASKEEEMQKPLEKNLVSNEIVVVPRLLSDNLYKQTENLKIPNRASLKVKAHENTGKETAKPTTCTNQSTYSATENSALSFYTGHGRKISVSHSSILEVKKWLREGELDDQPEKTVYNISDYLSKNKVDNSGIEPVVRNVRERENTSVSEIMFTVREADTDPQSINEDICVQKLVTNFSCKNENTAIKVTVSDSNNFDSTQKLNSDSNDAVPVYTTASSERVLVAHETKVTEGFTENCSMAIKQTTKSKPGKIVAGYRKALDDSEDTICPNSLDGAECSSPSHKDFAETQSEQTLQLNQSISGFQKRSEIPPRQINLKTSDICKLSTGKRPQSVSYTNARGIFSTASGKCVQVSDAALQKARQVFSKVEDSAKQPFSKVSFKHNEDHSDKFTREENTMIRTPQNLLSSAFSGFSTASGKQVPVSESALCKVKGILEEFDVMRTECSPQRSSTSRQDVSKMPPPSCVDNRTPEHSVNSKLEKAYNKEFKLSSNSNIENGSLENHSVQVSPYPSQFKQDKQLIQGNKASLVENIHLWEKEQALPENIKMEIGKTEAFPNLPVKTDTEIHSTDSKDPENYFETETVEIAKAFMEDGELTDAELLSHTRHFLPTCQHSEETLVLNSRRGKRRGVLVSVGEPPIKRNLLNEFDRIMKNQEKSLKASKSTPDGIIKDRSLFMHHISLQPVTCGPFSTTKKRQEIQNPNFTAPGQKFLSKSHFYEHLALEKSSSNVSISGQPFCTVPATRNEKRGHLITPSKPVKVFVPPFKTKSHFHQDEQHISKNTNVEENKQKPKNIDEHSSSDSKNNINNSEIHQLNENNSSQAATMVFTKCEKEPLDLIASLQNARDIQDMRIKEKQKQHIFPQPGSLYLAKTSTVPRISLRVAVEGRVPSACSHKQLYMYGVSKHCVKINSKNAESFQFHTQDYFGKEVQWAKEGIQLADGGWLIPSNDGKAGKEEFYRALCDTPGVDPNLISRIWVYNHYRWIIWKLAAMEFAFPKEFANRCLSPERVLLQLKYRYDMEIDRSKRSAIKKIMERDDTAAKTLVLCISETISSSTDLSETSGSKTSGVGTKNVGIVELTDGWYAIKAQLDPPLLALLKKGRLTVGHKIIIHGAELAGSPDACTPLEAPESLMLKISANSTRPACWYAKLGFFPDPRPFPLPLSSLFSDGGNVGCVDVVIQRTYPIQWMEKTPSGLCIFRNEREEEREATKYAEAQQKKLEVLFNKIQAEFEKHDENITKRCVPLRALTRQQVCALQDGAELYEAVKNAPDPASLEAYFSEEQIRALNNHRQMLNDKKQAQIQLEFRNAMESAEQGEQMLPRDVTTVWKMRIISYGKKEKDSVTLSIWRPSSDLYSLLTEGKRYRIYHLATSQSKSKSERANIQLTATKKTQYQQLPASDELLFQVYQPREPLYFNKLLDPDFQPPCSEVDLIGFVVSVVKKIGFAPLVYLSDECHNLLAIKVWTDLNEDIVKPHTLIAASNLQWRPESKSGIPTLFAGDFSRFSASPKEAHFQETFHKMKNTIENIDTFCNDAENKLVHILNANSPKVSTPTKDYTSEPHTVQTVLGLGSKLSMSSPNSEMNYQSPLSLCKPKTKSVPTPGSAQMTSKSCYKGERELDDPKTCKKRKALDFLSRLPLPPPVSPICTFVSPAAQKAFQPPRSCGTKYETPIKKRELNSPQRTPLKFNDTSLVESDSIADEELALINTQALLSGSAGEDQLLSLNDSPRTAPMSSKDYVRPKRYPPASGIRDCENPQASTEGWEPDVQDTDTVKRSSVRLQRRQQQT
- the BRCA2 gene encoding breast cancer type 2 susceptibility protein isoform X1 is translated as MPIGCKERPTFFEIFRTRCNKADLGPISLNWFEELCLEAPPYNSEPTEESGYKISYEPNLFKTPQRKPCHQLASTPIIFKEQGLIPPIYQQSPLKELGKYRIDSGKDITNSKHKSCCTMKSKMDQTNDVTSPPLNSCLSESPLLRSTHVTPQREKSVVCGSLFHTPKLMKGQTPKRISESLGAEVDPDMSWSSSLATPPTLSSTVLIVRDEEASAAGFPNDTTAIFKSYFCNHDESLKKNARFIPSGPDSENKSQREAKSQGLGKMVGNSCDKANSCKDPFGNSTPNVLEDEVHERVADVSEEDGFPLCVPKCKTRNLRKIKTSKTRKNIFNETTNECEEAKKQMKENKHSFVSEMEANARDPLDSNVTNQKPFGNGSDKISEEVVLSSASESCHLTLSGPNGTHMEKLPLLRISSCDQNNSEKDLITTEEECTNFIILEDSLPQISGVPKCTEKILNEEIVVNKIDEGQCLESHEDSILAVKQAVFETSLIASPLQGIRKSIFRIRESPEETFSAVFSNNITDPNFKEEHEASESGLEKHSICSQKEDSLSTRSLDNGSWPATIRHTSVALKNSGLISTLKKKTKKFIYVVNDETSYQGLKTQKDQQSGLMNYSAQFEANVLEGPLTFTNADSGLLHSSVKKTCLQNDSKEPILSLTNSFGTLLRKVSNNGSSSPNNKIISQDLDYKEAKIKKEKLQSFISTETDCLSSLQEKHCEDDTKSQRVADRKEEILPAVSQPSVPYSEVEDSGIHFQTLKSFSSDPDNTSQLTPHPRDPPSNPVGLSRGRESYEVSETLKCKSHEAGFELTKTMENNQEIHVLNEHAKKAKLLSTEKYVTEASPSMKVPFNQNAHLTIIQKDQKETTLISKITINPNPEELFPDGDNFVFKITKERNVPVLGSIKELQDSDLCCVKEPVLENSTMVVYTDMDDKQAAKVSITKGFDSSNIDDLTEKNRNSIKQQLRMTLDQDSKSDITLDSDMKSNGNNDYMDNWARLSDPILNHNFGNGFRTASNKEIKLSEHNIKKSKMLFKDIEERYPPNLACIEIVNTSLESQEKLSKPHILDPQSINTVSGCVQSSAYVSDSENRHTTPPTLSLKRDFDSNHNLTPSQKAEITELSTILEESGSQFEFTQFRKPSHMKQKNPCEMPEKHLTISNTTPEEQKDGHLRLTINALSISQGDSSKKFEGIIGGKQKFACLSKTSCNKSASGHLTGKNEVEFRGFYSARGTKLNVCSEALQKAKKLFSDLENISEETSVEVGIRSFSSSKCNGSVSMFKKENCNNEKKLNEKNNKYRLILQNNIEMTTGIFVAEDTEGYKRNIENKANKYTDASGNMYNFRESDGSDSSKNDTVYIHKEENGLPYIDQHDIDLKLSSQFIKEGNTQIKEGLSDLTCLEVVKAEETLHVNTSNKEHLTANTMGRITKDFDIFDVSFQTASGKNIRVSRASLNKVTNLLDQKCTEEELNNFADSLNSELLSGIDINKVDMSCHEKMENTERKDKMKESDLTGTENKSLTLQQRPEYEIKKIKEPTILGFHTASGKKIEIAKESLDKVKNLFDEQEQDKSTMTNFSHRGTKMSKGREECKGGLRLAWKTIEITPASKEEEMQKPLEKNLVSNEIVVVPRLLSDNLYKQTENLKIPNRASLKVKAHENTGKETAKPTTCTNQSTYSATENSALSFYTGHGRKISVSHSSILEVKKWLREGELDDQPEKTVYNISDYLSKNKVDNSGIEPVVRNVRERENTSVSEIMFTVREADTDPQSINEDICVQKLVTNFSCKNENTAIKVTVSDSNNFDSTQKLNSDSNDAVPVYTTASSERVLVAHETKVTEGFTENCSMAIKQTTKSKPGKIVAGYRKALDDSEDTICPNSLDGAECSSPSHKDFAETQSEQTLQLNQSISGFQKRSEIPPRQINLKTSDICKLSTGKRPQSVSYTNARGIFSTASGKCVQVSDAALQKARQVFSKVEDSAKQPFSKVSFKHNEDHSDKFTREENTMIRTPQNLLSSAFSGFSTASGKQVPVSESALCKVKGILEEFDVMRTECSPQRSSTSRQDVSKMPPPSCVDNRTPEHSVNSKLEKAYNKEFKLSSNSNIENGSLENHSVQVSPYPSQFKQDKQLIQGNKASLVENIHLWEKEQALPENIKMEIGKTEAFPNLPVKTDTEIHSTDSKDPENYFETETVEIAKAFMEDGELTDAELLSHTRHFLPTCQHSEETLVLNSRRGKRRGVLVSVGEPPIKRNLLNEFDRIMKNQEKSLKASKSTPDGIIKDRSLFMHHISLQPVTCGPFSTTKKRQEIQNPNFTAPGQKFLSKSHFYEHLALEKSSSNVSISGQPFCTVPATRNEKRGHLITPSKPVKVFVPPFKTKSHFHQDEQHISKNTNVEENKQKPKNIDEHSSSDSKNNINNSEIHQLNENNSSQAATMVFTKCEKEPLDLIASLQNARDIQDMRIKEKQKQHIFPQPGSLYLAKTSTVPRISLRVAVEGRVPSACSHKQLYMYGVSKHCVKINSKNAESFQFHTQDYFGKEVQWAKEGIQLADGGWLIPSNDGKAGKEEFYRALCDTPGVDPNLISRIWVYNHYRWIIWKLAAMEFAFPKEFANRCLSPERVLLQLKYRYDMEIDRSKRSAIKKIMERDDTAAKTLVLCISETISSSTDLSETSGSKTSGVGTKNVGIVELTDGWYAIKAQLDPPLLALLKKGRLTVGHKIIIHGAELAGSPDACTPLEAPESLMLKISANSTRPACWYAKLGFFPDPRPFPLPLSSLFSDGGNVGCVDVVIQRTYPIQWMEKTPSGLCIFRNEREEEREATKYAEAQQKKLEVLFNKIQAEFEKHDENITKRCVPLRALTRQQVCALQDGAELYEAVKNAPDPASLEAYFSEEQIRALNNHRQMLNDKKQAQIQLEFRNAMESAEQGEQMLPRDVTTVWKMRIISYGKKEKDSVTLSIWRPSSDLYSLLTEGKRYRIYHLATSQSKSKSERANIQLTATKKTQYQQLPASDELLFQVYQPREPLYFNKLLDPDFQPPCSEVDLIGFVVSVVKKIGFAPLVYLSDECHNLLAIKVWTDLNEDIVKPHTLIAASNLQWRPESKSGIPTLFAGDFSRFSASPKEAHFQETFHKMKNTIENIDTFCNDAENKLVHILNANSPKVSTPTKDYTSEPHTVQTVLGLGSKLSMSSPNSEMNYQSPLSLCKPKTKSVPTPGSAQMTSKSCYKGERELDDPKTCKKRKALDFLSRLPLPPPVSPICTFVSPAAQKAFQPPRSCGTKYETPIKKRELNSPQRTPLKFNDTSLVESDSIADEELALINTQALLSGSAGEDQLLSLNDSPRTAPMSSKDYVRPKRYPPASGIRDCENPQASTEGWEPDVQDTDTVKRSSVRLQRRQQQT